One genomic window of Limanda limanda chromosome 16, fLimLim1.1, whole genome shotgun sequence includes the following:
- the znf148 gene encoding zinc finger protein 148 has translation MNADDKLDGMLLKYSSGGIDGGGRVGLAGGRGLVVMTLGERSLVNHPLLDEDDDDEDDEEDDEEEDLTGTSLVTHDLVPPEQLMMQEEMMRNNGGGEEEEGGGEVGVHFPLKLTNKLPCLLHMPISIKQEVKLSEPAAQIKKDKKASKDLLVCPKKKKRKQHSPAKILSNNDDESVGMQNPKCHICGHCNAAFRTNYHLQRHVFIHTGEKPFQCSQCDMRFIQKYLLQRHEKIHTGEKPFRCDECGMRFIQKYHMERHKRTHSGEKPYQCDYCHQYFSRTDRVLKHRRMCHENRERKTNKAAGKVGASREADSLGLPMLAKECSLPKKKRKKGADKSSGASSTVQTEGHIIAVVETEEKEEQRQKKIEGPPLYDVTSKVKHEYVIADYSVEFPEDTASHHQEEEDVSSEETTPPKLVLKKVPKTSLKQSSEQTPPCLSTLSSFEENTKVTQYTFEIVNKQGLLEMESSTALEPVEPLQGGPMKPAASSTNYDDAMQFMKKKRYLQAAMANNSRDYGLNTSSISSQPPVTQTVVSAVIDETVPVTILESQPITAEIKAAHDKSVLPDEVLQTLLEHYSNKANGQSDISFSVADTEVTSSISINSADVSDSSPVESLGASSAQAPPATEKVSLLQEYSKFLQQALERTSQNDTYLTSQSLSLVSESPTLAGQPLFSTEKQFPSPSRFKSGMSSPLRSPLDKPHFGLLVGDSQHSFSFSGDETTPPSAVSPAEEDFLEQVSPSKKTESSPGILQTFQISSFDQNFKTHFQTSRSGASAQFTVNNGQVSLRAHSTDFAEFPLVRVTETRSHLNSSPDVSSSETFG, from the exons ATGAATGCTGACGACAAGTTGGATGGCATGCTGCTGAAGTACAGCAGCGGAGGGATAGATGGAGGAGGGCGAGTCGGGCTGGCCGGCGGAAGAGGACTAGTGGTGATGACCCTGGGTGAACGGTCACTGGTGAACCACCCTCTCTTGGACGaggacgatgatgatgaagacgacGAGGAagatgacgaggaggaggacttGACCGGGACCTCGCTGGTCACTCACGACCTTGTCCCACCAGAGCAGCTGATGAtgcaggaggagatgatgaggaataatggtggtggagaagaggaggagggaggaggcgaggtGGGAGTGCATTTCCCCCTAAAACTCACCAATAAGTTGCCGTGCTTGCTACATATGCCA ATAAGCAtcaagcaggaagtgaagctgtcTGAACCAGCGGCCCAGATAAAGAAGGACAAGAAGGCCTCCAAGGACCTGCTGGTGTGtcccaagaagaagaaaaggaagcagcatTCACCAGCAAAG ATTCTCAGCAACAACGACGACGAATCAGTGGGCATGCAGAATCCCAAGTGTCACATCTGTGGTCACTGTAATGCTGCGTTCAGAACCAACTATCATCTGCAGAGGCACGTCTTCATTCACACTG GTGAAAAGCCATTTCAGTGCAGCCAGTGTGACATGCGCTTCATTCAGAAATATCTCCTCCAGAGACACGAGAAGATCCACACTG ggGAAAAGCCTTTTCGCTGTGATGAGTGTGGGATGAGATTCATTCAGAAGTATCACATGGAGCGACACAAGAGGACTCACAGTGGAGAGAAGCCCTACCAATGTGACTACTGTCACCAG TACTTCTCCAGAACAGACCGGGTTTTAAAGCACAGGAGAATGTGTCACGagaacagggagagaaagaccAACAAGGCTGCTGGAAAAGTGGGAGCTTCACGTGAAGCAGATTCTTTAGGTCTCCCCATGCTTGCCAAAGAGTGCTCACTGCCCAAGAAGAAGCGGAAGAAGGGTGCAGACAAGAGCTCAGGCGCTTCCTCCACTGTCCAGACGGAAGGGCACATCATCGCTGTTGTAGAaacggaggagaaggaggagcagagacagaaaaaaattgAAGGTCCACCTCTCTATGATGTGACCTCCAAGGTCAAACACGAGTATGTGATTGCCGACTACTCAGTGGAGTTTCCTGAAGACACTGCCAGCCAccaccaagaagaagaagacgtgtcCTCAGAGGAGACGACCCCTCCTAAGCTCGTTCTGAAGAAAGTCCCCAAGACTAGTCTGAAGCAGTCCAGCGAACAGACTCCTCCTTGTCTGTCCACGTTGTCTTCCTTCGAGGAAAATACCAAGGTCACACAGTACACCTTTGAAATCGTGAACAAACAAGGCCTTCTAGAAATGGAAAGCAGCACTGCACTGGAGCCAGTCGAACCCCTTCAAGGTGGACCAATgaagccagcagccagcagcacaAACTACGACGACGCCATGCAGTTCATGAAGAAGAAACGTTACCTTCAGGCTGCGATGGCCAACAACAGTCGGGATTATGGCCTGAACACGAGCAGCATCTCCTCCCAGCCGCCTGTTACACAAACCGTGGTGTCGGCAGTCATTGACGAAACTGTCCCCGTCACCATTCTGGAGTCGCAGCCAATCACCGCCGAGATCAAGGCAGCTCACGACAAGAGTGTGTTACCAGATGAGGTTCTTCAGACGCTGCTGGAGCACTACTCCAACAAAGCTAACGGCCAGTCGGACATTTCCTTTAGCGTGGCAGACACGGAGGTGACGTCAAGCATATCCATCAATTCCGCCGACGTTTCGGACAGCAGCCCCGTCGAGAGCCTCGGAGCCTCCAGCGCCCAGGCCCCCCCGGCGACAGAGAAGGTCAGCCTCCTGCAAGAATACTCCAAGTTTCTCCAGCAAGCCCTGGAGAGGACCAGCCAGAACGACACCTACCTGACCAGCCAGAGCCTCAGCCTGGTCTCTGAAAGCCCCACGCTAGCCGGACAGCCGCTGTTCTCCACCGAGAAACAGTTTCCTTCCCCCAGCAGGTTCAAATCAGGAATGAGCTCCCCGCTGAGGTCCCCTTTAGACAAACCTCACTTTGGATTACTGGTCGGGGACTCCCAGCACTCGTTTTCATTTTCAGGCGATGAAACCACCCCTCCCTCCGCAGTGTCGCCCGCTGAGGAGGACTTTCTGGAGCAGGTCTCGCCCTCTAAAAAGACAGAGTCCTCGCCGGGAATACTGCAGACATTTCAGATAAGCTCCTTCGATCAGAACTTCAAAACTCACTTCCAGACATCGAGATCTGGAGCCTCCGCACAGTTTACTGTAAACAACGGACAAGTAAGTCTCCGGGCACACAGCACGGACTTCGCAGAGTTCCCCTTAGTCAGAGTCACTGAGACCAGATCTCATCTGAACTCCTCCCCAGACGTTTCATCCAGTGAAACATTTGGCtga